One window from the genome of Tachysurus vachellii isolate PV-2020 chromosome 5, HZAU_Pvac_v1, whole genome shotgun sequence encodes:
- the bcl3 gene encoding B-cell lymphoma 3 protein homolog — translation MTMTMSGVHTETSAPLDLRTTTRDIADRTTRQTETQDVVDRSAKIEEVECSSKGSPSLSPAIKLGSKECKDNNHDQAVVLSKVKSERLTDSDGKSSETSTSKLPIRKRPVRPDHTPVDKTESTVGEPPAKILKTDSSPSLVKVPNCSSVRNGLNAETKQCFPSPRPGGAQNDIQLASTPQSYYAYPSHLFTSIFSPLHPPEDIDHLQHEVDLATHQDEDGDTALHIAVAQEKEAVVLWLIRILCQARRDLDLYNNLRQTPLHLAVVTHQPSVVQALLQGGADPGALDRNGQTALHLCCEHQEDACLRILLSHLSILPYCPSACLDSRNFEGLTPLHLAVQDGNRKMAKMLLDSGADINGVDIKSGRSPLIHAVEKSCMEMIHFLVENGCNVNSQSYSGNTALHIACGRGEVEAVRVLLKNGADSSLKNYHNDTAIMVAKNKKVSDVLRGKPTRGHNLKTQNSFNGTPSPNNLSLSPLAAPNPHRSASLSPTVPHTYSPHSQSGESRSGNLSPVENHEAEDLQMTSRTFHNMVAVNNTDYVVSIRPFPIFQPPHYDTLMSSVPHIHLMSGHSPYYPNVQRLYTSDTQYIFIPARNGPSVSHCSPSQPTGTQSRPSSHNSDQSDISNLSASTGEKT, via the exons ATGACCATGACCATGAGCGGTGTTCACACTGAAACGTCAGCTCCGCTCGACCTAAGGACCACAACAAGAGACATCGCAGATCGGACTACAAGACAAACCGAAACGCAAGATGTAGTAGATCGGTCAGCAAAGATCGAGGAGGTGGAGTGCAGTTCCAAAGGATCTCCTTCCCTTTCCCCTGCGATAAAACTGGGCAGCAAAGAATGCAAGGATAATAATCATGATCAAGCTGTTGTACTATCCAAGGTGAAGAGTGAGAGGTTGACTGACAGTGATGGCAAGTCTTCGGAGACCTCTACCTCAAAACTTCCGATAAGAAAACGTCCTGTCCGTCCGGACCACACACCTGTGGACAAGACAGAAAGCACTGTTGGAGAGCCACCGGCAAAGATTTTAAAGACAGACTCAAGTCCTAGTCTTGTCAAAGTTCCCAATTGCAGTAGCGTCCGCAATGGACTGAACGCGGAGACGAAGCAGTGTTTTCCGAGTCCGCGTCCCGGAGGCGCACAGAATGACATACAGCTTGCGTCCACACCTCAATCAT ACTATGCGTATCCATCTCACCTGTTTACAAGTATATTTTCTCCGCTTCACCCACCTGAGGATATTGATCACCTGCAGCATGAGGTAGACTTGGCAACACACCAGGATGAAGATGGGGACAc GGCTCTACACATTGCTGTGGCACAGGAGAAAGAGGCAGTAGTTCTCTGGCTCATCCGCATTTTATGTCAGGCACGCAGAGACCTGGATTTATATAATAACCTAAGACAG ACTCCTCTCCACTTGGCAGTCGTTACACATCAGCCTAGTGTAGTGCAGGCTCTTCTTCAGGGTGGGGCAGACCCTGGAGCACTGGACCGTAATGGACAGACGGCATTGCATCTCTGCTGTGAGCACCAAGAGGATGCCTGTCTCCGTATATTACTTTCCCACCTATCCATATTACCATACTGCCCTTCTGCCTGTCTGGACAGCAGGAATTTTGAAG gCCTAACACCCCTCCACCTAGCTGTTCAGGATGGAAATAGGAAAATGGCAAAAATGTTACTGGACAGTGGAGCTGACATTAATGGTGTA GATATTAAGAGTGGCCGCAGCCCACTGATACATGCAGTGGAGAAGAGCTGTATGGAGATGATCCACTTCCTTGTTGAG AATGGCTGTAATGTGAACTCACAGTCATACAGTGGAAACACAGCTCTTCACATTGCCTGTGGCCGTGGAGAGGTGGAGGCTGTCAGAGTCCTACTGAAAAATGGAGCAGACAGCAGTCTAAAGAATTACCACAATGACACTGCTATTATGGTGGCCAAGAACAAGAAG GTATCTGATGTTTTACGTGGAAAACCTACACGAGGCCACAATCTAAAAACTCAGAACAGCTTCAATG GTACCCCATCCCCAAACAACTTAAGCCTTTCTCCACTGGCTGCTCCCAACCCTCATCGTagtgcatctctctctccaacagttccacacacatactcaccaCACAGTCAGTCTGGTGAAAGCAGGTCTGGAAACCTGTCACCAGTTGAAAATCACGAAGCAGAAGATCTACAAATGACCTCCAGGACATTTCATAATATGGTAGCAGTTAACAATACGGACTATGTGGTGTCTATTCGTCCCTTTCCAATTTTCCAACCACCCCATTATGATACACTCATGTCCTCTGTTCCTCACATACATTTAATGTCAGGTCACTCTCCTTACTATCCAAATGTACAAAGACTCTATACCTCAGACACACAGTACATCTTCATTCCAGCCAGGAATGGGCCATCTGTTTCTCATTGCTCACCATCCCAGCCCACTGGCACTCAGTCACGGCCCTCCAGCCATAACAGTGATCAATCTGACATATCAAACTTGAGTGCGAGCACTGGAGAAAAGACATAA